The genomic stretch GATTTAATTCATTTAATCGAAACGAAGAAGGAAGAGAGCCGATGCAATTCACGATCGCCAAGGAAGAATTGCTCCGTGGCCTGGCGCGGGCGCAAAGCGTCATCGAGAAAAAATCGACCTTGCCCATCCTGTCCAACGTGCTGGTCGAAGCCAGCGGCAGCGTCGTGACGCTCGTGGCCACCGATTTGGAAGTTGGCGTGAAGAGCCTGTGCGAGGCGGTGGTCGAAACGGAAGGTTCGATCACGGTCAACGCCAAAAAGCTGTTTGAGATCTGCAAAGAATTGGATACCGACGAGATTCACTTGAAGGTTCTGCCGAACGATTGGGTGGAAATCAGCAGCGGTGCTTTTTCCTCGCGGTTGGTCGGTTTGAGCTCGGAAGATTATCCGGTTTTGCCGTCGGCCGACGCCGATGTTCAATTCGCGATCAACGGCGCGCTGGTTGGCGAAATGATCGACAAAACGCAATTCGCCATCAGCACCAACGAAACGCGCTATTACCTCAACGGCATTTATTTTTTGACGGCGGAAACCGATGCCGGCAAAACCCTGCGCCTGGTGGCGACCGACGGCCATCGACTGAACATGTGCGAAAAGCCGTTGCCGGCGGAAATCGATTTTTCCATCGACGGCATCATCGTTCCGAAAAAGGGCGTGGTGGAATTGCGCAAGTTGGTTTCCGAGGCGGAAGGCGATATTTCACTGGGCGTGAAAGAGCGCACCATCATCGCGCGGCGCGCCGACGTGGAACTGATCATCCGCCTGATCGACGGCGAATACCCCGATTACCAGCAGGTTGTGCCGAAAAACAACGATAAAGTGATTACCTGCCGCCTGGATCACCTGACCCGCGCCCTGCGTCGCGTGGCGGTCATGGCGACTGAACTAAATAAAGGAGTTCGGCTTTCGTTGGAACGCGGCGCCCTTGAAATTTCCTGCAACAATCCAAACCTCGGCACCGCCGAGGAACGGGTCGAGGCTATTTACGACGGGCCCGGACTCGAAATCGGTTTCAACGCCCGCTATATTCTCGACGTGCTCAATGTGATGAACAGCGAGGACGTTCTGTTGGAACTGGCCGATTCGCTTTCGCCGTGCATCATGCGTTCGCCCGGCGAGGTCGGCTTCCTGGCGGTGATCATGCCGATGCGGCTGGAATAACGGCAGGTTGAAAAAGTGACGGCTTTTCAGTCAGGCGCCAAGCCACTCTTACGACGAGTGGCTTTGTTTTTCTCGGGAAGAATTTTTCTTTTCTGCCTGGTCGGCCTGTGTGTGTTGATTTTCGGTTGCGTTGGCGACGAAAACCAGAGCGGCAGTGGCGAGGGAATCACGGGCGACGTGGGCGTGGATTGCACCGTCTTTTGTTATGCCGATTGGTGCAAGGACGACGACCAGGTCGAATGCCGGTCGACTTATTGCGTCGGTCCAATCGACGAAACCTATTGCACGATCATTTGCGATCTCGATGCGCAATGTCCGGACGGTTACCTGTGCACCGAGGGTTGTCAGACCGAAGTGTCCAAGGAACCGGTTTGTGTCAAGAAAAAGGACTACCAATACCTGCAGGAGTTGGGCTACTGCCCCGCGGACTAGGGAGGCAATGGTGAACCGGAAAAAAGGGATTTTGTTTTTATTGCTGATGATTCTGGCGGCGTTCTGGATCGGTTGCGAAAGCACGACCAGCGACCAGAAAACCTATGACGAAAAACAAATCAAGCTCAATGACGCCGATCGCGACGCGATGGCCGCCTATGTCCGGAAGTGCCTGGCCGACACTTCCGCCAAACCGGAAGGTTTTTCCGCGGCGCTGACGGGCGATTACAACAAAGACGTTTTCGTCGATATTTTCGCCGCCGGCACCGAACCGTTGCAGACGCGCGCCCGCGAGGGGAGCGTCGCCGAGTCACTGCGCCGGGCCTGCCAGCAATTGCACGAGAATCCGGCTTTTCCGACCCGTTTCGGCGCGAAATTGGACCAGGCCCGCCTGGCCATTCATATCATCGACAAGGTAAAAACCCTGCCGTCGCGCGATCTGAAAAAAATCAGCCGCGTCGTCGAGCCGGGCATTCACGGCCTGATCGTCGACGGCGCGAACGGCCGCCGCGGCTTCCAGGTCGCCGAGGAAGTCCTCTACCAGGGTTGGGGAATGAAGGGCTTTGGCGACAAGGATCGCGTCATGGGCAAGGCGATGAGCGAACTGCAACTGAAAAAGCTTTGCAAAAACGCCAAGCTCGGCGAAAACGACTGGAAAGACGAGAAAAAAACCAAGCTCTATTTCTTCACTTCCCATGATTTCGTGGAAGACAAACCGGGCGGCGGCAAGACGCTGGAAACCTACCGCGCCCACAAACTGTATGCCAAGGAAATCACGCGCAGCCAATTGCTGGAAGCGGCCTGGATGGCGGCGCGCAACCTGGCCTACAACACCAAAGACGACGGCATGATGGGCTATCACCAACGCCCGGAAGTCGACCGCTTCGCCAAGGGCTACAACATCGTCCGTCACGCGGGCGCGGTGTGGGGCCTGTTCACCGCTTACAAGGCGACCGGCGACGTCGAATTGCTCAACGCCGGCCTGCGGGCGTTGAAGTACCTCATTCCCAACATCAAAATCGCCGCCGAGGATCCGAACGTCGCCTATCTCGACTACCAGGGGCAGTCCATCCTGGGCACCAACGCCCTGACCGCGATGGCGCTGGTGGATATTCCGCCCGAACTGCTGACGCCGGAATGGAAAACGTTGCGCGAAAAGCTGGGCAACGGCGTCATCGCCTTCCAGGTGGCGGACGGCCAGTTCTACGCGTCCTGGAGCCAGAAATTGAAGGGCGGCCCGGTGCCGAGTCCGCAACCGCGTTACTATCCGGGCGAGGCTTTCCTGTCGCTGGTCAGCCTGTACGAGACCGATCCGCAGCCCAAGTGGCTGGCGGCCGCGAAAAAGTGCGCTGAGGCCCAGATGCGCGAGTGGGACAAAGACCCGAAACAGCAACCCGACGCCTGGGTCGTGCAGGCGATGAGCAAACTGTATCGCATCGAGAAAAACGAAAAGTATCCGCAGTACGTCTTCAAAATGGTCAACTGGCACTTCGGCCATCAATGGGGCATGCCGGAAAAACACGAGGGCAAACTGCCCTTCAAAGATTACTTCGGCGGCGCGGACAACTCGACTCCGCCGCGCTCCACCCCGACCAGCGCCCGCAACGAAGCCAACGCCGAGGCTTGGCACCTGGCCAAGCTCGTCGGCAACCAGGAAATGACGCAAAAGCTCGGCGACGCGGTCATGGCTTCCTACTGGCACAACCTCGTCGATCAGTTCATGCCGGAAACGGTTTACTACCTGCCCGCCCCCGAAAAGGCGGTGGGCGGCATCCGCGGCGCGCTGATCTCCAACGACATCCGGATCGACTACGATCAGCACTTCCTCAGCTCGGCGATCAACGGCCTGGATCTGGCCGAGGAACGCTACGGGGTCGGCGAATTCAGCCCGCTGTCCAAGGGTAAGATCCTCGACGTACACAAGCTCGGCCTCAATCCGGCCGAGGCCGCCAAACAGTTGGGCGGCGCCGCGCCGGCGGCCCCGGCTCCCGCCGCGGCTCCCGCCCCCGCGCCCGAGGCTCCGAAAGCCAAGAAAAAAACCAAGTAAACGATCGGTCGAAAAAAACAAAAAAGGCGACGCACCGGCGCCGCCTTTTTTATTGTCGACTACCCGAACGCCGATTGTTTTTTTACCGATCACCGGCAACCCTTTTCCGGACAACCCCTTGCCAATGCCGCGCTTTCTCGGCAAGCTGGGCGCGCGAACGAGCGGTACGATTGTTGGAGTGAATGAGATGGTTCAAGACGAACAACCCAGGGATCTTTCGAACCGCATCAACCGGATGCGCCGGCGTTACCAGACCGAAAAGCCGGTCATTTCCATTCAGCGGGCGAAATTTTTCACCGAAAAGTGGCGCGAACTCGAGACCTCCGGCCTGCCGCTGGGCATGCGCGTCGCTTACGCGATCAAGAACGTCTACGAAAAAATGACGCATCATCTCGATCCGGACGACCGGTTGGCCGGCGCCTGGACCGAGCATTTTCTCGGCTGGCCGATCGACATCGAGCGCGGGCTGTTCAACGATGTGTTGAAGGTCGAACTGAGCAAAAGCACGATGCTCGCCTACCAGACGCGCGCCTATTCGCGGTTCATGGGTTACCTGGTCCGCCGCCACGGACCCAAGGGCGCGGCGAAGTTGCTGAAAAACAGCGCCGGACTGGGCCCAACGCCGGTCAACGTCGGCCTCAAGACGCTGCTGGACCGTGAAATCAACGCCTTCGCCATCGACCCGGCCGACAACCGGGTATTGCAGAAGGAACTGTTGCCCTATTGGCGCGGCCGTTCGGTGGCCGACCGCCTGGCCGAGGAACTGCGCGCGGCCGGCCTGCCCGACGGCGAAATGGCCCGGTTCATCGACGGTGTGCCCAACACCCCCTCCAAACAGGTGTTCATCGTCGGCGTCGGGGCGTCCATCGCCGCCTACCAGGGCCACCTGGTGCTCGATCACGAAAGCGTTCTGCGCCTGGGCCTGCTGGAGATGCGGCGCGAAGTCGACGAGCGGCTGGCCGGCCTGGCGGAAACCGACGGCGAGGGGCGCGATTTTCTGTTGTCGCTGGCGATTTCGCTCGACGGTCTGATGGTGTTCTGCCGCCGGCTGGCCGACCGGATCGAGGAAGCGTTGCTGGCGGAACGCGAGCCGCGGCGCAAGGCCGAACTCGGGCGGCTGCTGGCGATCTGCCGCCGCGTGCCGCTCCATCCGGCGGTCGATTTTCGCGAGGCCGTGCAGGCGTTGTGGACCCACCGGGTCGCCGTCGAACTGGCGCACCCCGACAACGTTCACGCCTACGGCCGGCTCGATCAACTGCTGTATCCGTACTATCACGCCGACCGCGCCGCCGACCGCCTGTCGCGCGAGGAAGCGCGGGAACTGCTCGAGGAATTGCTTCTCAAGGTCATGGCGCAAAACATCCGGCCGGAATCGAATTTTCTCGGCAATTTTTACCTGCGCTACGAGGGCTCGACGCCGATCACCCTGGGCGGCCGCCGGCGCGACGGCGCCGACGCGGTCAACGATCTGACCTACCTGTTGTTGGAGGCGGCCGATCGTTCCAAGAGCGTGACCAGCATCGTCGTGCGGGTTCATCGCGACACGCCCGACGAGCTGTACGGCGCGGTGGCCGACCGCCTCGCCGGCGGCACGGCGAGCTTCTCGTTCATGAACGACGAGGTGCTGATCCCGGCCATGGAGCGTTACGGCTACGCGGCCGAGGACGCGCGCGATTACGCCATCACCGGCTGCACGGATCTGCTCGCGCCCGGCAAGACCGGCGGTATG from Myxococcales bacterium encodes the following:
- the dnaN gene encoding DNA polymerase III subunit beta, which codes for MQFTIAKEELLRGLARAQSVIEKKSTLPILSNVLVEASGSVVTLVATDLEVGVKSLCEAVVETEGSITVNAKKLFEICKELDTDEIHLKVLPNDWVEISSGAFSSRLVGLSSEDYPVLPSADADVQFAINGALVGEMIDKTQFAISTNETRYYLNGIYFLTAETDAGKTLRLVATDGHRLNMCEKPLPAEIDFSIDGIIVPKKGVVELRKLVSEAEGDISLGVKERTIIARRADVELIIRLIDGEYPDYQQVVPKNNDKVITCRLDHLTRALRRVAVMATELNKGVRLSLERGALEISCNNPNLGTAEERVEAIYDGPGLEIGFNARYILDVLNVMNSEDVLLELADSLSPCIMRSPGEVGFLAVIMPMRLE